From one Anopheles bellator chromosome 1, idAnoBellAS_SP24_06.2, whole genome shotgun sequence genomic stretch:
- the LOC131216358 gene encoding uncharacterized protein LOC131216358, protein MGLVEDEVAEVGRLCEKVVPNSKLVTCLPSLVRVELRQTKSRQLTVCVRFPDNYPTGKLLVEFKSKTMPSVFLERFVGICDTRLNDFLGRPQLMKMLQFIDGYLAENPLCIVLDEIQNIRQMLPDAGDLKLKQKTCSICLVARGGQYYFGAKFIVPQGYPAECIQWNGHDCNLPQSLVLFVNGQAREIARQCVEAPLRQPMCSEAFEVKPSLQRTLGFIIEAVRDLPDEKCAVCRSCCLPVCPTQVVTQDDSDAYVVRMFCGHIYHQGCLKRFMSEPPFPEGGKTCPAPRNRARSFQRATDLRFSKNRSSETACGQRVTYDKWGLNNVKSAEAKWAHQQARERELEEVIDFLQ, encoded by the exons atgGGGCTAGTGGAGGACGAAGTGGCCGAAGTTGGCCGGCTGTGCGAAAAGGTGGTGCCCAACTCCAAACTCGTCACCTGCCTGCCTTCTCTG GTCCGTGTTGAGCTCCGGCAGACAAAAAGCCGGCAGCTGACGGTTTGCGTTCGGTTCCCGGACAACTACCCGACCGGGAAATTGTTGGTCGagtttaaaagcaaaactatGCCGAGCGTTTTTCTCGAACGTTTCGTCGGGATATGCGACACCAGACTCAACGATTTTCTCGGGAGGCCCCAGTTGATGAAAATGCTCCAGTTTATCGACGGATATTTGGCGGAAAACCCACTGTGCATTGTGCTGgacgaaattcaaaacattcgcCAGATGTTGCCGGATGCTGGTGATCTTAAACTGAAGCAAAAGACTTGCTCGATCTGCCTAGTCGCCCGTGGTGGGCAGTACTACTTCGGCGCCAAATTCATCGTTCCCCAGGGCTATCCAGCCGAATGCATCCAATGGAATGGGCACGACTGCAATCTTCCCCAGTCTCTGGTGCTGTTCGTCAACGGGCAGGCCAGGGAGATCGCACGTCAGTGCGTGGAAGCACCTCTGCGCCAGCCGATGTGCAGCGAAGCATTTGAAGTAAAACCCAGCCTGCAGCGGACGCTAGGGTTTATCATCGAAGCGGTGCGAGATTTACCGGATGAAAAGTGTGCCGTTTGTCGATCTTGCTGCTTACCGGTATGTCCTACGCAAGTCGTCACGCAAGATGATAGCGACGCATACGTGGTGCGCATGTTCTGCGGCCACATCTATCACCAAGGTTGCCTGAAACGGTTTATGAGTGAGCCGCCGTTTCCAGAGGGAGGAAAAACATGTCCTGCACCGAGAAACCGGGCCCGTAGCTTCCAACGGGCAACCGATTTGCGTTTTTCCAAAAATCGGTCTTCTGAAACTGCTTGCGGTCAGCGAGTAACGTACGATAAATGGGGATTGAACAATGTTAAGTCGGCCGAAGCTAAATGGGCTCATCAGCAGGCACGAGAGAGGGAATTAGAAGAAGTGATAGATTTTCTACAGTAA